Proteins encoded together in one Marinobacter salsuginis window:
- a CDS encoding vWA domain-containing protein encodes MLTLAWPWVLVLVLIPLIVKWRKPGGQSVDAPVLPVGHWLSDLPGVSRRGNAVPLWQQLLLFLMWTLLMIALARPQHVSEQVQMPVSGRDLMLVVDISPSMDEQDMVLQGRSINRLQAVKRVLDDFISRRQGDRLGLILFGTEPYVQAPLTFDLETVRTLMREAGLGMAGRATAIGDAVGLATKRLRDRPQDQRVVVLLTDGANTAGEITPDKATEIAAAASIRLYTIGIGAESMVQRGLLGSRRVNPSRDLDENLLTRMAQQTGGEYFRARSLPELELIYESIDQLEPIELEGKFYRPVTELYVWPAGLAVLLWLALFLVRHGHELFADSRRNRKEDEANVG; translated from the coding sequence ATGCTGACTCTTGCCTGGCCCTGGGTACTGGTTCTCGTACTGATACCGCTGATCGTCAAATGGCGGAAGCCTGGGGGGCAGTCGGTGGATGCGCCGGTGCTGCCGGTCGGTCACTGGCTGTCGGACCTGCCCGGTGTCAGTCGTCGCGGCAATGCCGTTCCACTGTGGCAACAGCTGTTGCTGTTCCTAATGTGGACGCTTCTGATGATTGCCCTGGCACGCCCCCAACACGTGAGCGAGCAGGTGCAAATGCCGGTTTCCGGCCGGGATCTGATGCTGGTTGTCGACATCTCCCCCAGCATGGACGAACAGGATATGGTCCTTCAGGGCCGGAGCATCAATCGCCTGCAGGCGGTCAAGCGGGTACTGGATGACTTCATTTCCCGCCGCCAGGGTGACCGGCTCGGTCTGATCCTGTTCGGCACTGAGCCCTATGTTCAGGCCCCACTGACCTTCGATCTTGAAACCGTCAGAACCCTGATGCGCGAGGCGGGTCTGGGCATGGCCGGACGCGCCACTGCCATTGGCGACGCGGTCGGTCTCGCGACCAAGCGACTGAGAGACAGGCCCCAGGACCAGCGCGTTGTAGTCCTGCTGACCGATGGCGCCAACACGGCTGGCGAAATTACCCCCGACAAGGCCACCGAAATCGCCGCCGCTGCCAGTATTCGGCTTTACACCATCGGCATTGGGGCCGAATCCATGGTTCAGCGGGGCTTGCTGGGCTCACGGCGGGTAAACCCGTCCAGGGACCTGGATGAAAACCTGCTGACCCGGATGGCCCAGCAAACCGGCGGAGAGTATTTCCGCGCCCGAAGCCTGCCGGAGCTGGAACTGATTTACGAGAGCATCGACCAACTGGAACCCATCGAGCTGGAGGGTAAGTTTTATCGGCCAGTAACCGAACTCTATGTCTGGCCCGCCGGCCTGGCGGTCCTGCTGTGGCTGGCCCTGTTCCTTGTTCGCCACGGGCATGAGTTGTTTGCTGACTCCCGGCGCAACAGGAAGGAGGATGAAGCGAATGTGGGCTGA